Proteins from a single region of Candidatus Omnitrophota bacterium:
- a CDS encoding DNA-binding response regulator — MKERVLIVDDEKDIVKMLEYNLKKEGYITYSAFDGEEALNQVAAKKPDIIILDLMLPKIDGLEVCKTIKKDDELAFIPVIMLTAKTQEADKVAGLEIGADDYITKPFSPRELIARVKAVLRRVKEKDRAPQIFNIGKLMVDLSKITVTVNNTAVDLTSKEFELLAALIKARGRVLSREYLLDNIWGYDNAIDIQTRTVDVHIMALRRKLKSEAKRIITVKNYGYKFKIE; from the coding sequence ATGAAGGAAAGAGTTTTAATAGTTGATGACGAGAAAGATATAGTTAAGATGCTTGAGTATAACCTTAAGAAAGAAGGTTATATCACTTATTCTGCTTTTGATGGGGAAGAAGCATTGAATCAGGTAGCAGCTAAGAAGCCGGATATTATTATACTGGATTTGATGTTACCGAAGATTGACGGCCTAGAAGTATGCAAAACTATAAAAAAAGATGATGAGCTTGCCTTTATACCGGTGATCATGCTCACGGCAAAAACGCAGGAGGCGGATAAAGTGGCGGGCTTAGAGATCGGGGCTGATGACTATATTACTAAACCTTTCAGCCCGAGAGAGCTAATTGCCAGGGTTAAGGCAGTGCTCCGCCGGGTAAAAGAGAAAGACAGAGCCCCTCAAATCTTTAATATCGGGAAGTTGATGGTAGATTTGAGTAAAATAACGGTTACGGTGAATAATACGGCGGTAGATTTGACTTCCAAGGAATTTGAATTACTGGCTGCTTTGATTAAAGCCAGGGGAAGGGTGCTCTCCCGTGAATATCTTTTAGATAATATTTGGGGCTATGATAATGCAATCGATATCCAGACCAGGACCGTGGATGTGCACATAATGGCCCTGCGCAGGAAATTGAAATCCGAAGCCAAGAGAATAATTACTGTCAAGAATTATGGCTATAAATTTAAGATAGAATAG
- a CDS encoding PAS domain-containing protein: MLLFNAKNRRIRELTDKLNAIASGSQDYKFRTDYKDGIGSLSEAISLCVSLFREKVSALEKEVAKSHAILNSMAEGVIITDIESRIVSFNPSIEEIFHVTRAASQGKFFLEVISNTDISEVISEVLRNKEFISREISLLWPVQRVFHVNASPLLEEERISGCLVVIHDITEIRRLEAMRRDFIANISHEIKTPLTSIKGYVETLLEGAMDDKENRIEFLNIIRNHTNRLNTLIEDLLNLSYLESGSAALDKTAVNLYNLTQEVLSGFKGQALRRNIKIVNNLPSDISVAADKNMMYQVFNNLLDNAFKFNKDNTSIKIYSETISGLIKVTIEDSGCGIPEKEAGRIFERFYRVDKARSRELGGTGLGLSIVKHIIELHLGTVGVDSIEGIGSKFWFTIPCLSE; the protein is encoded by the coding sequence ATGCTGTTATTCAATGCCAAAAACAGAAGAATCAGGGAATTAACGGATAAATTAAATGCTATAGCTAGCGGAAGCCAAGACTACAAGTTTCGAACTGATTACAAAGATGGCATTGGGTCTTTATCAGAAGCGATTAGCCTTTGTGTCTCTTTATTCAGGGAGAAAGTCTCTGCCCTTGAGAAGGAAGTCGCAAAATCACATGCAATATTAAACAGCATGGCTGAAGGCGTTATTATAACCGATATAGAATCAAGGATCGTCTCTTTTAATCCCAGTATAGAAGAAATATTCCATGTTACCAGGGCAGCATCTCAGGGAAAATTCTTCCTTGAAGTAATAAGTAATACCGACATTTCCGAAGTTATAAGCGAAGTTTTAAGAAACAAAGAATTTATTTCGAGAGAAATTTCATTGTTATGGCCGGTACAAAGGGTATTCCATGTCAACGCCTCGCCTCTTTTGGAGGAGGAACGGATAAGCGGATGCCTGGTTGTAATCCATGATATAACTGAAATCAGAAGGCTCGAAGCTATGCGCCGTGATTTTATCGCTAATATATCGCATGAAATAAAAACTCCGCTTACTTCAATAAAAGGCTATGTTGAAACACTGTTAGAAGGGGCAATGGATGATAAAGAAAACCGTATTGAATTTCTTAATATCATACGTAATCATACCAACCGCCTGAATACTTTAATAGAAGATCTTCTGAACCTCTCGTATCTTGAATCAGGGAGCGCAGCTTTAGATAAAACCGCTGTTAATTTATACAATCTAACGCAAGAAGTATTGTCAGGATTCAAAGGCCAGGCTTTAAGAAGGAATATAAAGATAGTAAATAACCTGCCTTCAGATATATCGGTTGCAGCCGATAAAAACATGATGTATCAAGTCTTTAATAATCTCTTAGACAATGCGTTTAAGTTCAATAAAGATAACACAAGCATAAAAATATACTCTGAAACAATCAGTGGCTTGATAAAAGTTACTATAGAAGATTCAGGTTGTGGTATCCCTGAGAAAGAAGCCGGACGCATATTTGAGCGTTTCTATAGGGTTGATAAGGCGCGCTCCAGGGAATTAGGAGGCACAGGATTAGGCCTTTCTATAGTAAAGCATATAATTGAATTACACCTTGGGACTGTCGGCGTAGATAGTATTGAAGGCATAGGCTCAAAATTTTGGTTTACCATTCCTTGTTTGAGCGAATAG
- a CDS encoding DUF2490 domain-containing protein: MKFICIRYIYPVSYQHIKKGGRMKRFLVAAAGLFLMAISSAYSYDDGDFQVWHTETQEKEINNSLKVGLEEEVRFGGSASELYYHHYDLGFVKSINKNLDIGVNYRQVYEKKSGKFKEENRPHINAVLKTSFLGCQIDDRNRFQYRHFDYKADLWQYRNKLTVRLPFKFSRFEFKPYISDEVFIDLDDNGLSRNRFYSGLAFKLFKDLKGEIYYLLQSSKGATHWTDANVLGTKVKLSF, encoded by the coding sequence ATGAAATTCATATGTATACGTTATATTTATCCTGTATCCTATCAACATATTAAAAAAGGAGGCAGGATGAAGAGATTTTTAGTTGCAGCTGCTGGTTTATTTCTTATGGCAATAAGTTCAGCTTACAGTTATGACGACGGTGATTTTCAGGTCTGGCATACCGAAACGCAGGAAAAGGAAATAAATAACAGCTTAAAAGTTGGATTAGAAGAAGAGGTGCGTTTTGGCGGTAGCGCAAGTGAATTGTATTATCACCATTATGACCTTGGTTTTGTAAAAAGCATAAATAAGAACCTTGATATAGGTGTCAATTACCGTCAGGTGTATGAAAAGAAAAGCGGCAAATTCAAGGAAGAGAACCGGCCGCATATTAACGCGGTATTGAAAACAAGTTTTTTGGGATGCCAGATAGATGACCGTAACCGTTTTCAATACAGGCACTTTGATTACAAGGCTGACCTTTGGCAATACAGGAATAAGCTTACGGTAAGGCTGCCTTTTAAATTCAGCCGCTTTGAATTTAAACCCTATATTAGTGATGAAGTATTTATTGACCTGGATGATAACGGTTTAAGCAGGAATAGATTTTACTCGGGGCTTGCTTTTAAATTATTCAAGGACCTTAAAGGTGAAATCTACTATTTGCTCCAAAGCAGCAAGGGTGCTACCCACTGGACAGATGCCAATGTTTTGGGAACCAAGGTTAAACTATCTTTTTAA
- a CDS encoding phosphate ABC transporter substrate-binding protein, which yields MLVVSVCIWLNPLFAASTDSMQIKGSDTMVNLVQSWAEEYMNINHDDFIAVTGGGSGTGIASLISGTCDIAMSSREIKTKEIDMAKQRGIEPHEMKVALDGLAVVVNPKNPVDKLTINQLADIFTGRIKNWKELNGPDQKIVILSREVNSGTHVYFKEHVLRNNDTASKKEFAPSALLLSSSQAIADEIASNPAAIGYYGMGYISKAQKAIAVAKDARSAYITPTIDNVIDGKYPISRPLFFYTKGLPQGIVKSFIDFILSSKGQEIVIDTDFVPIKR from the coding sequence ATGCTGGTTGTTTCTGTATGCATTTGGTTAAATCCGCTTTTTGCCGCTTCTACTGATTCAATGCAAATCAAGGGTTCTGACACCATGGTAAACCTGGTTCAGTCCTGGGCTGAAGAGTATATGAATATAAACCATGATGACTTTATTGCTGTTACCGGGGGAGGTTCAGGTACCGGGATTGCAAGCCTGATAAGCGGTACTTGCGATATCGCCATGAGTTCGCGGGAGATTAAGACTAAAGAGATTGATATGGCTAAGCAAAGAGGCATAGAGCCCCATGAGATGAAAGTTGCCCTTGACGGTTTAGCTGTGGTAGTAAATCCGAAGAACCCGGTTGATAAACTTACCATAAACCAATTAGCTGATATCTTTACCGGCAGGATAAAGAATTGGAAAGAGTTAAACGGGCCCGATCAGAAAATCGTGATCTTATCCAGAGAAGTAAATTCCGGGACGCATGTATATTTTAAAGAACACGTCTTAAGAAATAATGATACGGCGTCGAAAAAGGAATTTGCGCCTTCGGCTTTGCTGCTTTCTTCTTCACAGGCTATTGCTGATGAAATTGCATCAAATCCTGCGGCGATCGGTTATTACGGTATGGGCTATATAAGCAAAGCCCAAAAAGCAATAGCTGTAGCAAAGGATGCGCGCTCTGCCTATATTACACCTACAATAGATAATGTTATTGACGGCAAATACCCAATATCAAGGCCGCTGTTTTTTTATACTAAGGGCTTACCCCAAGGAATTGTAAAAAGTTTTATAGATTTTATACTCTCTTCAAAAGGGCAGGAGATAGTTATAGATACGGATTTTGTGCCTATCAAACGATAA
- the pstC gene encoding phosphate ABC transporter permease subunit PstC: protein MRKFKESIIEKLIIVCGLASIFFVILILLFLLKEGLSVFKTAGFVDFILGRKWYPISEPAQLGILPLIIGSLLVTFGAVVISVPIGVACAVFIAEVAPSRIKELLKATVELLSAIPSVVLGFVGMVTLVPWIKNIFHLPTGLTAFSGSIMLAFMAMPTIVSIAEDALYSVPKTYKEGALALGATHWQAIYRVMLPAASSGILAAVMLGIGRVIGETMAVMMITGNAAVIPTSLFQPVRTLTATIAAEMGETVVGSEHYFALFAIGIVLFIISFLINVTADLFLHKKR, encoded by the coding sequence ATGCGCAAATTCAAGGAATCCATTATTGAGAAACTGATAATTGTATGCGGATTAGCATCCATATTTTTCGTAATACTCATTTTACTTTTTTTGTTAAAGGAAGGATTATCGGTATTCAAGACGGCAGGTTTTGTTGATTTTATTCTTGGCAGGAAATGGTATCCCATTTCTGAGCCTGCGCAGCTGGGCATATTACCATTGATTATCGGCTCTCTGCTTGTTACCTTTGGAGCGGTTGTTATTTCTGTGCCTATAGGTGTTGCTTGTGCTGTGTTTATTGCAGAGGTTGCTCCATCCAGGATAAAAGAGCTGCTTAAAGCGACAGTTGAGCTTTTATCAGCCATACCAAGCGTAGTCCTGGGTTTTGTCGGTATGGTAACTTTGGTGCCGTGGATAAAAAATATATTTCACTTACCTACCGGACTTACTGCTTTTTCAGGATCAATAATGCTTGCTTTTATGGCTATGCCGACAATTGTTTCTATCGCTGAAGATGCCTTATATTCTGTACCTAAAACATATAAGGAAGGCGCTTTAGCATTAGGTGCTACCCATTGGCAGGCTATCTATCGCGTAATGTTGCCCGCTGCTTCTTCCGGAATTCTGGCAGCAGTGATGCTGGGGATAGGCAGGGTTATCGGTGAAACAATGGCAGTAATGATGATAACCGGTAATGCCGCCGTTATCCCGACAAGTTTATTCCAGCCAGTAAGGACACTTACTGCGACTATTGCTGCAGAAATGGGTGAAACTGTTGTAGGCAGCGAACATTATTTCGCACTTTTTGCTATTGGTATTGTGCTGTTTATTATCAGTTTTTTAATAAATGTAACAGCGGACCTGTTTTTACATAAAAAAAGATGA
- the pstA gene encoding phosphate ABC transporter permease PstA encodes MKHNPKRSQNIAFFFMLLATFLIVLPVGLIVFAIIKKGIPAISWEFLTEMPRQGMRAGGIFPAIIGTFYLVSGAILFALPIGLLSAIYLSEYAKDNLLTRIIKLAIVNLAGVPSVVYGLFGLALFVIFLKFGASILSGSLTLGIMILPIIITSSREALESVPYSFREASWSLGASKWQTIRYVVLPNAIPGILTGTILGLGRAAGETAPILFTVAAFYLPRLPKSIFDQAMALPYHLYVISTQVPNVDEKIRYGTALVLLSLVLFMNLIAIVIRYHFRKKKKW; translated from the coding sequence ATGAAACATAATCCGAAGAGGTCACAAAATATCGCTTTTTTCTTTATGCTCCTGGCTACGTTTTTGATAGTCCTGCCCGTAGGCCTGATAGTTTTTGCAATTATAAAGAAAGGTATACCGGCTATTAGCTGGGAGTTCCTTACGGAAATGCCTAGGCAGGGAATGCGCGCAGGAGGCATTTTCCCTGCTATAATCGGGACTTTCTACCTTGTCTCCGGGGCCATTCTATTTGCTTTGCCTATAGGCCTGCTTTCTGCGATATATTTGAGCGAATATGCCAAAGACAATTTGCTTACGCGCATAATCAAACTGGCTATAGTTAATCTGGCAGGCGTACCTTCGGTAGTTTACGGGTTGTTCGGACTTGCTTTATTTGTCATCTTCCTCAAATTCGGGGCTTCCATTTTATCAGGTTCGCTTACCTTGGGGATTATGATTTTACCGATAATTATTACTTCTTCCCGTGAGGCTTTAGAGAGTGTTCCATATTCTTTCAGGGAGGCAAGCTGGTCGCTTGGGGCAAGCAAATGGCAGACGATAAGGTATGTAGTTTTACCTAATGCCATCCCCGGTATTCTGACCGGGACAATTTTAGGATTGGGCAGGGCAGCAGGAGAAACCGCTCCCATACTTTTTACAGTAGCCGCTTTCTATCTGCCCAGGCTGCCAAAGTCCATTTTTGACCAGGCCATGGCTCTGCCTTATCATCTTTATGTGATTTCAACGCAGGTTCCCAATGTGGACGAGAAGATAAGATATGGGACTGCTCTGGTTTTGTTGTCATTAGTTTTATTCATGAATCTGATAGCGATAGTTATAAGGTACCATTTTAGGAAAAAGAAAAAATGGTAA
- a CDS encoding phosphate ABC transporter ATP-binding protein: MVKFSIKDLNVWFGQVTALREVSLDIQENEILSIIGPSNSGKTTFLRMLNRLNELQPGFRMFGRVLLDNRNIMNIDAELLRRQVGMVFALPLPLPMSIFDNVAYGIKMQGGFSRQETMEIVESSLESAYIWDEVKDRLNESAFKLSGGQQQRLCIARTLAVRPKVILFDEPCSGLDPVSTAKVEEAMLELKKKYSIVLVTNNVKQAARVGDKTGFFLSGELIELDTTEKIFTGPSDKRTEEYIMGKFG, encoded by the coding sequence ATGGTTAAATTCAGCATAAAAGATCTCAATGTATGGTTTGGCCAGGTTACTGCCTTAAGAGAGGTGAGCCTTGATATACAAGAAAACGAAATACTCAGTATCATAGGTCCGTCCAACAGCGGCAAGACAACTTTCTTAAGGATGCTTAACCGTTTAAACGAGCTTCAACCCGGATTCAGGATGTTCGGAAGAGTATTGCTGGATAACAGGAATATCATGAATATTGACGCTGAATTATTACGCAGGCAGGTGGGAATGGTTTTTGCATTGCCGTTACCTTTACCTATGTCTATATTTGACAATGTTGCTTATGGCATAAAGATGCAGGGAGGCTTTAGCCGGCAAGAGACGATGGAGATTGTGGAGAGTTCTTTAGAAAGCGCATATATCTGGGATGAAGTTAAAGACAGGCTTAATGAGTCGGCTTTTAAGTTGTCAGGAGGTCAGCAGCAACGTCTATGCATAGCGCGTACACTGGCTGTGCGGCCGAAGGTAATCCTGTTTGACGAGCCGTGTTCCGGGCTTGACCCGGTCTCAACGGCAAAAGTAGAAGAAGCAATGTTGGAATTAAAGAAAAAATACTCAATAGTATTGGTTACTAACAACGTTAAACAAGCTGCCAGGGTTGGGGATAAGACTGGATTCTTTCTTTCGGGAGAACTTATAGAATTGGACACGACTGAAAAGATCTTTACCGGGCCTTCTGATAAGCGTACTGAAGAGTATATAATGGGTAAATTTGGTTAG